The DNA window TTCCATAATACAATTTTCTATCCCTTTATAACTTTGAACTATATTTTCACCTACAAGTAAAGGATGCTCATCAATAAATCTACTAAAATGTCTTATAAAAATTGGATTTAATACATTCATTCTCATAAAAATTCTCTTAAAAAACGGAAAATTTTTGAACCAATTTTCAAATTCAATATCAATATCATCCCATGCAGCCTTATTTATTTCATAAAAGGTATGTTTATCTCTAAAATCTTCTACAACTCTGCAAATAGTAGGCTTATACTTTTTTTCAATATTTATGATATAATTCGAAAGTTCATCTACCTTTTGGATTGTTTCCTCGATTTGAGCAACGTCTTTAGCTAATTTCTTATGTATTGCATTATTTGCATTTTCTATAGAACTAAAACAACTCTTTTTTTGGAAATACCGTGATGCACATTCTAAAAAATACTGTGATGCCTTATTCAAATAATCTTCTGATTCAATATCATTAAGAAACCCAACAATTTTACTTTTCTCTGGTACTATAACTTGATATTTCTTAGCAGCTTCTTTTTGCTTATTTGGAGAAACCAAATAGCTTCCAAAACTATCTACTCCAGAAATCCAACGTTGACCAAGTATATTGGATTTATCAAACACATTTGAAAAACTATTTATTATATTGGTAACTGCTTGATTGTTGTTTGATGTTGCTAAAATAATAGGAGGCTCTGCTTTTTTTAGTGCAGCTTTCACATATTCATGGGATATTACTGTATGTAAAAAAGTTGTCTTTCCTGTTCCAGGAGGTCCATTCACAGCAAAAACATCTCCTTTTTTTCCATTCACATAGTGATTTATTGTTTCTCTTTGCGACTCTGATAATGGGTATTCGCACCCCATTTGACCCATATGTTTAGCAGAGGCAAGATACTGTTTTTTATCATCCACTACATCTAAATGCTGTTTTTCTTTAATATTAAAAAGATTTGTAATCAAAGGCGAAAAATCATTTTTTTTATTCTTTATCATACTTTCATAATAATTCATCAAATGAACTGTTGAATTTAATACCAAGTCATTTAACACAATATAAGAAGATGCATCTTGTGTATAATTGTTCATGCTAAATTCTTTGATAATGTTTCCAGTGACTTTGTGTACCATATTATCAGTAAAACACCAGAATGCCTTCCATCCTTCTTTAAGTGGTGGTATCTTTTCTTTGCTTAAAAAAGCGTCCAAATCTTTTATATCCCCAACAGCAAAACATGCTAATTCTGTTGGGTTTAGTATTTTCCTTGCAATCCATGGAAGAATGTCCGCATGCTCTGTCTCCCCTTTTAAGTTTAACTTTGCTGGAATCATTAAAGGAACAACCCTTTTAGGGAATTTTAATTCATCCCCATGTTCCACATTGACATTCATAACTATCGGGCAGAGAATAACATCTATTTTCCACCCCTGTTCCTTTGCTAGCATCAGCTTTTTTTTATTCCCTTTAAACTTTAAATAAAATAAATAATCTGTTGTAGCCTGATTAATTTTTCCCTGAACCATTTCATATAATTTTATTTTGCTTATCAAATGTTCTATAATCAACTTCTTTCTTTGTGCTATCCGCAACAGAATGTCTATAGTACTCAATCATATCTAAAATTTTTGGTGAAATAGTCATATCATACCCCCGTAGTACCCACACATTTATTCTGTCATACTCATATTCATATACACTTCATGGTGATATGAATTACAAAAGTACGAATATATTTTATTTTTTAGCTAGATATTCCTTAGTGTTGTCTCTAATATATTAAACAAATTTCAAAAAATTTTACTCATAGTATTTAACTCCCTATTTTAGACAATATATCCCCTAAGAAATATAATTGCTGATGCCACCTAACGGGCCTATAATTATTAATATCATAAATTTTTTTAAAATTTCCTTACGTTCTAAATCAATGAGCTCTAATCTTTTTTCATTGATGTCTATAAGAATCCATAGATTTTCATAGTTTGGATTTTCTTTAATCTTTTTTTCTTCCCAACCTACATATTCGTTTCCTATATGTATTTTGGCAGATGCATTTAATTTCACCTTGTTTCCTGTGTATTTAAAAAAACTTCCTGTATAAAGTAGCATGCTTATAAAGATACTGCACACGATTGTCCATAATAATCTTTTTCTCAATATTCCCCCTCCCTCCTGCATAATTCATTATATGCAGGAAAAAGGATTGTCTATTCCTCTCCAAATAACTACCTGCATGATTTAGTTCTTGTTTTCAAATAATTAAGTAATCCATAATAAAATCCCCTATGATAGATAGTTATATTATTTTAACTATCTACCCTAAGGGGAGCATATCAGTTTTAGGGAATTTTTGTTTGTATAAATATCAAAATCGAGCACATAATGATCTACCTTGCACCA is part of the Crassaminicella profunda genome and encodes:
- a CDS encoding DEAD/DEAH box helicase, which encodes MISKIKLYEMVQGKINQATTDYLFYLKFKGNKKKLMLAKEQGWKIDVILCPIVMNVNVEHGDELKFPKRVVPLMIPAKLNLKGETEHADILPWIARKILNPTELACFAVGDIKDLDAFLSKEKIPPLKEGWKAFWCFTDNMVHKVTGNIIKEFSMNNYTQDASSYIVLNDLVLNSTVHLMNYYESMIKNKKNDFSPLITNLFNIKEKQHLDVVDDKKQYLASAKHMGQMGCEYPLSESQRETINHYVNGKKGDVFAVNGPPGTGKTTFLHTVISHEYVKAALKKAEPPIILATSNNNQAVTNIINSFSNVFDKSNILGQRWISGVDSFGSYLVSPNKQKEAAKKYQVIVPEKSKIVGFLNDIESEDYLNKASQYFLECASRYFQKKSCFSSIENANNAIHKKLAKDVAQIEETIQKVDELSNYIINIEKKYKPTICRVVEDFRDKHTFYEINKAAWDDIDIEFENWFKNFPFFKRIFMRMNVLNPIFIRHFSRFIDEHPLLVGENIVQSYKGIENCIMENRSKATKMLHQCNQKISEIKNDIKEISKIKDEIVNIGLRYDASIEYSDHIKDDINNALDMTLRYEAFRLATHYYEGKWIQEVTINIKEGYEDKKSKKKRKKQWRRIAKLTPCLVSTFYMIPKFMEHGYYNEEKVWIPDYLYDFIDILVVDEAGQASPEVCLPLFALAKKAVMVGDTYQIEPVWSVERFSDSPNMKNYVKDVNNEVFFESGYSAYNGNLMNIAKRRSNFCKYGEGGLYLTEHRRCIPEIIEYCNELAYKGKLNPRRKNNLKDFPFEHMGHLHVAGKSENYNSSRRNIIEAKAIENWIVNNAKLLLDYYNGPKSNDEKSIADIVAVVTPFKEQSRAIMHELRKNKGFENITVGTVHSLQGAERHIILFSSVYTERNKQSYFSDRGVNMLNVAVSRAKDSFVVIGDCRILDKKRNSPSGILARYLKYREYSSVSSRFIQ